The following are encoded in a window of Methanofastidiosum sp. genomic DNA:
- the glmS gene encoding glutamine--fructose-6-phosphate transaminase (isomerizing), which produces MCGIVGIINDGKISIKNDLLNSLKRLEYRGYDSVGYADVKGNVEKDVGEISKFIETLNDSNTSCAISHTRWATHGGVTKINSHPHWDCNKNIFTVHNGIIENYQELKKELTEKGHVFITETDSEVIPHFFEEELKSKSMIDAIKSFMKRIEGTYAILIIEKDKNIIYAIKKDSPLVLGLGKDRLYLASDIYAFSDSTNKAIFFEDEEFAVIEPKKYTFYDKEGKEIKKEIYEFTWAIPQEESIQNYPHYMIKEIHEQPISSQRLINSLDGEQHDKINKIAQLVKNSKRVVFTAAGSSYYASLLGIYFLNRVGVNAHTLIASEFQNFMLVDKDTLFIAISQSGETMDVVAAAKWARERGAKIVSLVNVPHSTLQRISDISLEIHAGPEICVAATKTFTNQVVALLYLSYLLGFSVNMKTIPQKIDYVIKENEEAIKKMADELYEKKDIYIIGRGLSYPPSREMALKLKEISYIHAEGMMGGELKHGTIALIEPGTPVIALIPGKDFDMFSNAKEVEARGARVITIANMMDSDFKIDVTINDGKFAILSVVIGQLLTYYIAKKKGLPIDKPRNLAKSVTVK; this is translated from the coding sequence ATGTGTGGAATCGTTGGCATTATCAATGATGGCAAAATATCGATAAAAAATGACCTCTTAAATTCTTTAAAGAGACTTGAATACAGGGGTTATGATTCAGTAGGCTACGCCGATGTCAAGGGCAATGTGGAAAAGGATGTAGGCGAAATATCAAAATTCATTGAAACTCTAAATGATTCAAATACTTCATGTGCGATTTCTCACACGAGATGGGCAACGCATGGTGGAGTTACAAAAATAAATTCCCACCCCCACTGGGACTGTAACAAGAACATATTTACAGTTCATAACGGTATAATTGAAAATTATCAGGAGCTAAAGAAGGAGCTTACAGAAAAGGGCCACGTTTTTATCACAGAGACAGATTCAGAAGTTATTCCACATTTTTTTGAGGAAGAGCTGAAATCAAAGAGCATGATTGATGCAATAAAGAGTTTCATGAAAAGAATTGAAGGTACATATGCTATTCTTATCATTGAAAAAGATAAAAACATTATATACGCAATTAAGAAAGATTCTCCCCTTGTTTTGGGACTTGGCAAGGACAGATTATATCTGGCATCTGATATCTACGCATTTTCTGATTCCACAAATAAGGCCATATTTTTTGAAGATGAGGAGTTTGCGGTAATTGAGCCCAAAAAATACACTTTCTATGATAAGGAAGGTAAGGAAATCAAAAAAGAAATTTACGAGTTCACCTGGGCAATCCCCCAAGAAGAGTCAATCCAGAACTACCCCCATTATATGATAAAGGAGATCCATGAGCAGCCCATATCCTCTCAAAGACTGATTAACTCTCTTGACGGTGAGCAACATGATAAGATTAATAAAATTGCCCAGCTTGTCAAGAATTCAAAGAGAGTTGTTTTTACAGCTGCAGGAAGCTCGTATTATGCTTCTCTTCTAGGCATATATTTCCTCAATAGAGTTGGGGTAAATGCCCACACACTTATTGCAAGTGAGTTCCAAAATTTTATGCTCGTTGACAAGGATACTCTATTTATCGCGATATCACAGAGTGGGGAAACAATGGATGTTGTTGCTGCCGCAAAGTGGGCAAGAGAGAGAGGGGCCAAAATAGTATCCCTTGTAAACGTCCCACATTCGACACTACAAAGGATTTCAGATATTTCTCTTGAGATACATGCGGGACCAGAGATCTGTGTGGCGGCTACAAAGACCTTTACAAATCAGGTAGTTGCACTTTTGTATTTATCTTATCTATTAGGATTTTCTGTCAATATGAAGACAATCCCTCAAAAAATTGATTATGTAATTAAAGAAAATGAAGAGGCTATCAAAAAAATGGCCGATGAGCTTTATGAGAAAAAAGACATATACATCATCGGAAGGGGGCTATCCTATCCGCCTTCAAGAGAGATGGCCTTGAAACTAAAGGAAATTTCATACATACATGCTGAAGGTATGATGGGTGGAGAGCTAAAGCACGGCACCATCGCTCTAATAGAGCCAGGCACACCAGTCATTGCATTGATCCCTGGTAAGGATTTTGATATGTTCTCAAATGCCAAGGAAGTTGAAGCAAGAGGGGCTAGAGTAATTACAATTGCAAATATGATGGACTCTGACTTCAAAATTGATGTTACAATAAATGACGGAAAGTTTGCCATTTTGTCAGTTGTGATAGGGCAACTGCTTACATACTATATTGCAAAGAAAAAAGGACTTCCAATAGATAAGCCAAGAAATCTTGCAAAGTCAGTGACCGTCAAGTAA
- a CDS encoding DUF1947 domain-containing protein, translating into MKKKPVHDLKKGEIKEVLNSIRNLFGDNILQNIDSKSSFKISNLDENIDIIYVNDAPSFLKLKDNFIPSLKLLVSLRKDEIPRKIIVDMGAVPFITKGADVMKPGIREVDSQIEKNGPVIIIDEKHGKPIAVGIAMYSFEDISSMKEGKVVKNLHYVGDKIWQGL; encoded by the coding sequence ATGAAGAAAAAACCGGTTCATGACTTAAAAAAAGGAGAAATAAAAGAAGTTTTAAACTCTATTCGAAACCTTTTTGGAGATAATATTTTGCAAAACATTGACAGCAAATCCTCTTTTAAGATCTCAAATTTAGATGAAAACATCGACATAATATACGTGAACGACGCTCCATCTTTTTTGAAATTGAAAGATAATTTCATACCTTCTTTGAAACTTTTAGTTTCTTTAAGAAAAGATGAGATACCTAGAAAAATTATCGTAGATATGGGGGCTGTCCCATTCATTACAAAGGGTGCGGATGTAATGAAACCAGGAATTAGAGAAGTTGATAGTCAAATCGAAAAAAACGGGCCAGTAATTATTATAGATGAAAAACATGGAAAGCCAATAGCAGTTGGCATCGCAATGTATTCTTTCGAAGATATCTCTTCGATGAAAGAAGGAAAAGTAGTAAAAAATCTTCATTACGTCGGAGATAAAATATGGCAAGGGCTTTGA
- a CDS encoding small nuclear ribonucleoprotein (Enables 3` processing of polyadenylated mRNAs and tRNA precursors) produces the protein MAQRPLDIIHRALDSNVLVELKGGREFRGTLKGYDIHMNLVMESAEELQNGESVRKLGHVVVRGDNVVLISPSLED, from the coding sequence TTGGCTCAAAGACCACTCGACATCATACACAGAGCTTTGGATTCAAATGTCCTAGTAGAGCTTAAAGGCGGTAGAGAGTTCAGAGGAACTCTTAAAGGTTATGATATTCATATGAATCTTGTAATGGAGTCAGCCGAAGAACTTCAGAACGGAGAATCAGTAAGAAAGCTGGGACATGTAGTTGTAAGAGGAGACAACGTTGTTTTGATTTCACCAAGTTTGGAGGATTAA
- a CDS encoding 50S ribosomal protein L37e, with amino-acid sequence MSKGTPSYGKRNNKTHVRCRRCGNHSYHASHGICASCGFGKSAKMRSYNWCKRK; translated from the coding sequence ATGAGTAAAGGAACACCTTCCTACGGTAAGAGGAACAATAAAACACATGTAAGATGCAGAAGGTGTGGAAATCATTCATATCATGCTTCTCATGGTATCTGTGCATCATGTGGCTTTGGTAAATCTGCAAAGATGAGAAGCTACAATTGGTGTAAACGGAAATGA